GAGTGACTTCATTCACAAACTGGGTATTGTGTTGAAGGAACTCAACGAGTCACGGGTGTGGCTGGAGATGATACAGAAGAGGGCATACATTCAGAGTGAGATCGTAACACCCGTCCTGGATGAATGTATCGCTCTCAGCAAGATCATCGCGGTGAGCCGGAGGACGGCAGCGGAGAATGCAGGCAGGGTACGGCAGGGGAGTCCATCAAAATAGTAGAGCCCGGAAATGCTTCCGGGCTCCAAATTATCCATGATCCATGGAAAATGGATAACTGACAATTCAAAAGCCCGCCGAAGGCGGGCTTTTGTGGCGGGGCGGACGGGGGACTGGCAGAACACTGATGATGCTTGAATTCACGCGGAAATCGCCACTTCTCCAGACGTGAAGCTCACTGCTTTGGCTTCCGAGGGCCTTTCGGCGACGGCGTTTTGGTACCGGAACCGCCTTCATCAGATGTCCCGCTCTGTTTCCGCCTCTCCTTTATTGTTCGCAGAATGTGTGGGGCGAGGATTTTTGAGACCCTTTCGAATCTCTCGTCTGGTGTGAGTGATGGGTCCAGGGCATCGAAGAGTTGAACCAGGCGAAAAGTGAATTTGGTTTTTGTTTTCTTCGGGGCATGCGGAACCAACTCTTCGATCCGTTTGGGAACCTCGAATTCTTGGATGCGGCGCTTCTTCGGGAGGCGAGCGGGTCCCGGTCGAGGAGTCGGATACCGGATGCCCTCAACGATGTCCTGCAGCAGGAGTAGGTCACCGTGCTTGCAGCCCATCCACGCCACAGACAACGAATCCGTCCGGATTGAGGTCGAAAGCGCGTGGCACTACGAGTTGACGCAATACGGTAGGTTCGGATGGGTGTAACAGTCCAAACGCGGCATACCCGATGCCAATCCCCACACAAAGAACCGCGGCGAACCTGATCCATAACCCCAGCCGGTTCAATTCACGTGAACCAAACCCATTAGCGTACTTTCCCCCTGGATGACCCTTGCCTGCGTCGGGTGCACCCAAGGGACGTCGGGCAACGCTAAGGACGGGGATGTCCACTGATATCTGGGGATCGCATTTCTCCAGTGCGTTCAAGGTCTTCTTGATAGCATTCAGCCGGGTGCTACATAAGGCACACGATCCGACATGCTCGAGTATCCGGGACTCGGGTTGCCCATTCAGCACACCGAGCGCAAACTGGAGCAACTCGTCTTCGTTGCAATGCGTGTTCATACTACACCTCTGCTCTGCAATATTGTGCGTACTGTCTTCACTGCGTAGAAGATACGTGACTTCACTGTCCCCAGGGCTACGCCGGTCATAGCCGCGATTTCCTCGTACCCGAACTCGCCATAAAACCTGAGCACGAGAATGTCTCTTTGCGACGGAGTCAGCAATTGGATCGCGCGAATGATCTCCCTCTCCTGTTCGCGTCTGACGGTCAGATCGAAGGGTGTTGGGTCTGGAGATCCGGCACACTCTGGCGGACCCTCTTCAAGTTTGTTCCGCCGCAGGTTTTCCTTCACCGCAGACCGATAAACGATCGTGGAGAGATATGTCCGCACAGATCCTCATGATGGCTAATCTCTGCGTGGAGCAGGCGGACGAAGGACTCCTGAACACAGTCGCGTGCGGCATCAGCAGATCCTGTCATCATTAGTGCAAGACGGAGAAGGCGCGGCGAGTGCGACTCAAATAGAGCTTTCCACGCCTTCTCATCTCCCTCCCGGGCATTTCGGAGGAGTACCCAGTCGTCGGCTATTTCTGCACCAGGTTTCTGACCCTGCACCACTCGTTGATCTCCTGGATGTCGTTGAACCCGCACCACATTTTGTCGGCCTCATCTCTTGCCTTTGCAGGGAGGACGGCTTGTAGAAATCTGCAATACCAGCGGAAGAGCGGTAGCCTGAACTCCGGGGCTTGATCTGCGAGCACCCTGATAAGTGCACGCATTCCGCTCGCGTAGTTGCGCAGAAGTTGCCGCCCCGCCCTGGACTCGTCCGCATAGCGAAGCTCCCAGCCATCAAGTCCACCAGTTCGGAACTCGTTCAACCAGAGGGACGCAATCCGCCGGGCAGCAACAGAGGGGGTCTCCACCGGAGGGGTAATCCGCACTACCGTGCCCTCCATCCGTCCGGCATCCCACAGTCGGGTCACGAAAGGAGTGCGTTGGAGCGAGAGGGCGAAAAAGACAGGGCGCCCTGCAGTCCGACAAGCATCGGCAAGACGCGAAAACAGGATGGTACTCTGTGGAGGATCGTTAGTCGCAGGGTCGTCAAGGGGCAGAGTCCGCAAAGAATCGAGCTTTGATCTGACCAAATTCTCCAATGTGTCTGCGCCGGGGACGAACGTGGGGAGCCCTTCCCGTTGGACATATCCGGGATACCAGTCTGTGTTCAGTAAGGAGATGTTGACAATATGGACATCGGCTCTGATATGTGCAATCCGAGTAAGGATCCAAACCGGGTACGTGTCGTTATCCCCGTTCGTGACGAGCACCGCGTCCTTGTCCAGACCGATCAGCATGTTGTAAGCGTAGTCCATGACTTCATTTGCGATGATCCCGGATTTCAGGAGTTTGCGGAGTGCGACGTCGAGTTTCTCCTTGTCGCCCCGTTCCATGTACCTCATCACCAAAGAGAACCAGGGATCCATAAATGAAGGATCAAGCTCTGCGGCACGCTCCTCAAGCGCCAACGCCTCCAGTCCACCCGTGGTATCGGAGATCTCGCGAGCCCGAAGATGTATCAGCACGGGATTCGACGGATACAGTTTTGCTCCCTCTGCCAAGAGCATGGAGTAGTCTTTGGCTTCAGCGTAGCGAGATGCGTACATCCAGTTTGCATAGGCATCTTCTGATGGATACGCTTCATAGTACGACTTCCACAGTGATGCGAGCCGAACGTAGGTTGCCTGGTCGTACAGTACTTCACGAAGGCTGCGGATTCGCTCAGGGCGTTGGACGAAGGTTCGGTCCTGGTGACATCCTGCAGAGGTAAGTGAAAGGAGTACGAACAGAACAGTGAAACCATGCGCGCGTGTCATGGATGCTCCGGTATTGTAGTCCTAGACGGTTCCATGTTAATATTCCGCCAGACCGGAATTTGTTCAATGTACAAAAGCTAGAGATGATCCGCGGTTGTGCGGGTATGCCCTGTGTTCGGGCAGAATTAGCATTTGAGATATGGGCGACCAACCGCATTGGCCCACGCACGCGCAAGATTGTTGACAATCACCTCGTCCGGCCTTATCTTGATATAGCACTATCGGGGGGGAACGATGGATCGAATATGCCTCTTGTCCGGATATCATAGGATGAGGGGCATTGTCGTTTCAGCGAAGTGCCATTGGGTGAAGATCGAAAATTGGGAATGATCGGGGAGGGCTCAATGCGTATCGAGCGGGCTGTGGTTCTCCTTATGGGGATCGGACTCTTCATTGGTGAAAATGCGTCGGCACAATGGCAGTCAACGGCCGGGCCATTTGGTGGAAGTGTTTCATGTCTCCTAACAGTCGGCGATCGGTTCTTCGCGGGGACAGACCGGGGGATGTACGTCTCGACTGATGCCGGTGTGACGTGGGATACCGTGCATGCGCCTTTCCGGAATGCGGGCAGAGTCAGGCCGATCGTCCGGTGCGATTCCCTTCTCTTGATGAGCTGCGATGAAGGCGTCTTCGTCAGTTCCGACCAGGGGAACACATGGCTCGAGCCGAACCCGACGTTTGACTGGCAGGTGAGGGGATTCGGGAATATCGGAGCGAAGGTCTTCGTGGCCACTGTCGGGAGTGGCGTTGTATCGTCATCAGACCATGGCGTAACCTGGCAAGGTACGGGTATGGTATCCGGGAACAGCCAGGGCATGGTTGCGATGCAGGGCCGCCTGATCATGACCACTACGGAAGGGATTTTTTATTCGGACGATCAGGGCGTATCATGGTCCGACACCACAGTAGGATTGCCATTCCCACCCATACCCGGCGCCCCGTATGTCGCAATGGGTCGCCTCTTCGTCACCAGTAGCGGCCATCTCTACGTTTCCTCTGACAGGGGTGTTCACTGGACCCTGAGCGATTCGGGGCTTTCTGGAACAGTCATGGCCGTGTACGGCCGCGGGACTAAGGTGTTTGCCGCCACACTCAACGGCGTGTACGCATCGGCGGACACCGGACGTTTGTGGAGCAGGAAGAGCCAGGGATTGACGGACACGAGCGCCAACTGCCTGGCGGACGCAAAGGGGGTGTTGGTGTGTGGAACCTCATCCGAGATCTTCCGCTCGACCGATGATGGCACCTCGTGGAGTCTGGCCTCGACCGGCATTCGGAATCTGCGCTGCTATGCACTTGCGGATTCCGGCGGGATCCTGCTTGTCGCGGCAGGCCGCACGATACGATCCTCTGCAGACTCCGGAAAAACCTGGTCTCGTCCGGCACCAGGGCTGATCGGCACCCAGGCGGTCAGACGGATCATGTGGAAGGGTGCAAACCTCTATGCAGGAACGTCGACCGGATTGTACCGGTCAACGAGCTCCGGAGGCGCATGGACGCAGATCAGCATGGGGCCGCTTGTTGAATATGTGAACGCGCTTGAGACGTTAGGGTCTCGACTGTTCGTCGGAACGAATAGCGGTGTCATGCATTCATCGAATGACGGTGCGAGCTGGACCCGCGTAAAGGTGGCGGCGCTCTACGGGTTCATCCGGTCACTCACTACCTCGGCCGGCAAGCTGTACGCGGGCACGGATGAAGGTGTATTTGTCTCCGCAGATACCGGTTCACACTGGTCTCCGGTCGGCAGCGGGCTTCCTCAGGAAAGTGTGCGGGCACTCTTGGTCGTGGACTCAACGCTGTTTGCGGCGCAGGATCTGGGTGTGCGGCGATTGAAGCTCGGAGGAACCACATGGACGCCGGTGCCCGGGCCGGTCTTCGGGCTTTTCGTATTTGCCATGGCTTATGGCCGCGGACGTCTCTTTGCGGGCACGGACAATGGGGTGTTTTCTTCGCCGGACCTCGGCGAAACCTGGACACCGGTGAACGATGGGGTGAGCGATCGCCTCATCACCTCGTTGTCGTTCACCGGTGGTGATCTCTATGCGGGCACCGTGGGAGGTGTGTGGCGATGGCCCGCCGATCAGCCAACAACCGTATCAGCGACATCGGAGCATGTTCCGCTCTCTGCCATGCTCATGCAGAACTACCCCAACCCCTTCAATCCGTCGACCACGATCAGGTATGGTCTTCCGGGTCGAGCGCACGTTACGCTGACAGTGTTCAACACGCTGGGACAGCAGGTATCCGTCCTGCAGAACAGCGAACAAGACCCCGGCTACCACGAAATCCGCTTTGACGGCTCGAACCTCCCCAGCGGCGTGTACTTCTACAGAATGCAAGCGGGCTCATTCGTAGAGACCAAACGACTTCTCTTGTTGAGATAAGGACAGACGCAGATCGTGAGAAGTGATTAGGGATCGGTACTCATCTCCGGGCCTTTTCAACAAAAAACCCGACATCGGGGGGATGCCGAGCTCGTCCGGGCCAAGATTCAGTCAGACCTCTTGTTGGGGAAGTATGGATTACCCACCTCTCGTACCAAGTCCAACTCACTTCATGACCATGTTAAGACATTTGTGGAGAGAAAGAAGAGCAGGATCAAGGCTACATCACTTGCACGGTACAAGACCAAGAACTTCTTCAACCATTTCGGGGACAGCTCTAGTGAGACCTATACTTCGATTTGCAGTCTGTTCTTTGCTTCTGACGGCAAATGTAACCCTTCTGTTCGCTCAGTGGGAATGGGCCGGAGGAATCTATGGGGGTAGTCTTGGCACCGTGGGTTCCGCTGGAAAATGGATCGTTGCCAGCGGACGCTACGCGGGAGAACGGATCGTGAGTTCGACCGACGGGGGAGAATCCTGGTCGTATCTCCCCGGAGTCGGACCAACTGTGTTCAACCCTGTATTGGTGACTGCTTCCACTGACACCTTCATGCTCGCGGTGGGAGCTGGATACTCGGTTTTCCGCTTGCGAGACACGGCACAGACCTGGGTCCGCAGTGACAGCGGCCTAAACGGAGCGCCGATACGGCAGTTGGCCGTGATGGAGGGAAAGGGATCTTCCTCTGACGGTGTCATCGTTGCGGCGTCACCATCCTCCGGCATCTTCCGCTCGACTGATCAGGGAGTCCACTGGTCCGCCTCCGACAGCGGCCTGACAACGCTCAATGCGGTTACAATCGTTGCCATCGATTCGTCGTTCCTGGTGGGCACAAGCAATCGTGGGGTTTTCCGATCGGTAGACCAGGGCATGTCCTGGTCGTCATGGGGCGCAGGTCTGACCGACACCAGCATCACCGCTCTTGCCACGTCGGCAGGATGGGTATTTGCCGCCAATGGTACTAATGTGTACCAGTCCAGCGACAAAGGCGAGACATGGTCGCTTGTGCCGAAGAGCGCGCCAGCACAGGTTCTGAACCTGGTTCTCGTCCCAACGCCTGGCAAAGGCCTTGGCGTGGCTCTCTTTGTCGTCACTTCGGCGGGGTACAATAGATACGCACCAGAGGCCTCAGACTGGGTACTGGTGAAGGCGGCACCCAGTCAATACATCAATTCCGAACTTCAGCCTTTCACGATGACTGTTGTTGATACGGTGCTTTACACTGTGGACTATAACCAGATGGCGTGCTCGAGCGACCTGGGCGGCACCTGGTATCAAGT
Above is a window of Ignavibacteriota bacterium DNA encoding:
- a CDS encoding four helix bundle protein: MGVKDLMAKGDDIAARLVAFAVAVLELCDKLPKTPQGTHIAGQLLRSGTSGAPNYGEARAAESLSDFIHKLGIVLKELNESRVWLEMIQKRAYIQSEIVTPVLDECIALSKIIAVSRRTAAENAGRVRQGSPSK
- a CDS encoding RNA polymerase sigma factor; its protein translation is MRTYLSTIVYRSAVKENLRRNKLEEGPPECAGSPDPTPFDLTVRREQEREIIRAIQLLTPSQRDILVLRFYGEFGYEEIAAMTGVALGTVKSRIFYAVKTVRTILQSRGVV
- a CDS encoding T9SS type A sorting domain-containing protein, whose translation is MAVYGRGTKVFAATLNGVYASADTGRLWSRKSQGLTDTSANCLADAKGVLVCGTSSEIFRSTDDGTSWSLASTGIRNLRCYALADSGGILLVAAGRTIRSSADSGKTWSRPAPGLIGTQAVRRIMWKGANLYAGTSTGLYRSTSSGGAWTQISMGPLVEYVNALETLGSRLFVGTNSGVMHSSNDGASWTRVKVAALYGFIRSLTTSAGKLYAGTDEGVFVSADTGSHWSPVGSGLPQESVRALLVVDSTLFAAQDLGVRRLKLGGTTWTPVPGPVFGLFVFAMAYGRGRLFAGTDNGVFSSPDLGETWTPVNDGVSDRLITSLSFTGGDLYAGTVGGVWRWPADQPTTVSATSEHVPLSAMLMQNYPNPFNPSTTIRYGLPGRAHVTLTVFNTLGQQVSVLQNSEQDPGYHEIRFDGSNLPSGVYFYRMQAGSFVETKRLLLLR